A single region of the Raphanus sativus cultivar WK10039 unplaced genomic scaffold, ASM80110v3 Scaffold2241, whole genome shotgun sequence genome encodes:
- the LOC108858296 gene encoding uncharacterized protein LOC108858296, protein MSKINNLEFAALNLSGDNYLQWALDTKILLRSKNLGDTITEGTEPSVKNKYMAIVIIRHHLAEGLKDQYLTIEDPLELWTELKNRYDHQKTVILPKALYDWRNLRIQDYKSVEEYNSAMFKIVSKLKLCGETITDADMLEKTFSTFHTSNMLLQQQYREKGFSTYAALISCLLLAEQNNELLMMNSELRPPGAKALPEAHAAIEPKDETPRESYRGRVRGRGRWQGSNRGFQPRGRGFQPRDHLGPSRGRGYSRGHQASRGYKSNFKTHGSTKAPCYRCGMTNHWANRCNTPHHLVKLYQESMKGKNPVANWVHHDDENDLDHENDQANHENDQAEYETSDLLKSG, encoded by the coding sequence atgtcgaaaatcaacaACCTTGAGTTTGCTGCCCTCAATCTCTCCGGAGATAATTACCTCCAATGGGCACTTGATACCAAAATTCTCTTGAGGTCTAAAAATCTTGGTGATACTATCACTGAAGGCACCGAGCCATCGGTTAAGAATAAATACATGGCCATTGTTATCATTCGCCATCATTTGGCTGAAGGTCTTAAGGATCAGTACCTCACTATTGAGGATCCTCTGGAACTTTGGACAGAGTTGAAAAACAGATATGATCATCAGAAAACTGTGATCCTGCCAAAGGCCCTTTATGATTGGAGGAACCTTAGAatccaagactataagtctgtggaagAGTATAACTCGGCTATGTTCAAGATAGTCTCCAAGTTGAAATTGTGTGGGGAGACTATCACTGATGCTGATATGCTGGAGAAAACATTCTCCACATTCCACACCAGCAATATGTTGCTTCAGCAACAGTACCGAGAAAAGGGTTTCTCCACTTATGCTGccttaatctcttgtttgttgcttgctgAACAGAACAATGAGTTGCTCATGATGAACAGTGAGCTAAGGCCACCTGGTGCTAAAGCATTGCCTGAGGCACATGCGGCCATAGAGCCAAAAGATGAGACTCCAAGAGAGTCATACCGCGGTCGTGTGAGAGGCCGTGGAAGATGGCAAGGAAGTAACCGTGGGTTTCAGCCACGAGGACGTGGATTCCAACCACGAGACCATCTTGGTCCTAGCCGAGGCCGAGGCTATAGCCGAGGTCATCAAgctagccgtgggtataagtccaACTTCAAAACCCATGGCTCGACCAAAGCTCCTTGCTATCGTTGTGGGATGACCAATCATTGGGCTAACCGATGCAACACTCCCCACCATCTTGTTAAGCTCTACCAGGAGAGCATGAAGGGAAAGAACCCTGTGGCAAATTGGGTCCATCATGATGATGAGAATGATTTAGACCATGAGAATGATCAAGCCAACCATGAGAATGATCAAGCCGAGTATGAGACTTCGGATCTCCTTAAAAGTGGCTGA